Proteins from one Desulfatiglans sp. genomic window:
- a CDS encoding nitroreductase, which translates to MTELLHEINIRRAFRAFSDKKIPEDAIKRIMTAATYAPSCFNNQSWRFLVATDDEALNKVFGALSEGNYWFKHAKAAVVVATKPALDCMLNDIREYALFDCGLAAQNLMLQGFKEGLYAHAIAGYEPLKIKEAFNIPDDYIVITLIALGYPGDDSYLNEKHKGLEHSPRDRKPESEVICYNKWNLG; encoded by the coding sequence ATGACAGAGCTGTTACATGAGATAAATATCCGCAGGGCCTTTCGCGCATTCAGTGATAAAAAGATACCTGAAGATGCAATTAAAAGGATCATGACCGCTGCAACCTATGCCCCGTCATGCTTTAATAACCAGTCATGGCGGTTTCTGGTGGCAACGGATGATGAGGCGCTTAACAAGGTCTTCGGGGCATTGTCAGAGGGCAATTACTGGTTTAAACACGCAAAGGCCGCTGTTGTTGTGGCAACAAAACCTGCTCTTGACTGTATGCTCAATGATATAAGGGAATATGCATTATTTGACTGTGGATTAGCTGCCCAGAATCTCATGCTTCAGGGTTTTAAGGAAGGGCTCTATGCACATGCCATTGCAGGATATGAGCCTTTAAAGATCAAAGAGGCATTTAATATCCCGGACGATTACATAGTGATAACCCTCATAGCGCTTGGTTACCCTGGTGATGACAGTTATCTGAACGAAAAACATAAAGGCCTTGAGCACAGCCCGCGTGACCGCAAACCTGAATCAGAGGTGATCTGCTATAACAAGTGGAATTTAGGATAA
- a CDS encoding SGNH/GDSL hydrolase family protein — MSTWATAQQLVEPHNLPPAPGLDGNTLRQVVQVTIGGKNLRVRFSNEYGASPVTIKSARIAVSTGKGIIDKSTEHTLRFDNRVDTIIEPGTTVISDPVNFILNPRSRIAITIHFGETSPDVTGHPGSRTTSFLGRGNLIESADLTDTIQADHWYIIDSIDVEPDESSGAVIVLGDSITDGRGSGINMQNRWPDMLYRRLMENSTTAGTAVLNMGLGGNCVLRECLGPAALKRFSTDVLGHSRARFLIILEGINDIGQMKNREEADRVIEGLIDAYERMITLAHEKGIIVYGATLMPFGGSFYDSEWSEHARQAVNAWIRNSGRFDAVIDMARAVADPANPRQMLPEYDTGDHLHPNETGHRAMAEAVDLDLFMPLK; from the coding sequence ATATCTACCTGGGCCACTGCACAGCAGCTTGTTGAGCCTCATAATCTGCCACCTGCACCGGGGCTGGATGGCAATACCCTGAGGCAGGTTGTGCAGGTTACCATTGGAGGGAAAAACCTCAGGGTAAGGTTTTCCAATGAATATGGCGCCAGCCCTGTTACTATAAAATCTGCCCGTATTGCTGTTTCTACCGGGAAGGGCATTATAGACAAATCAACAGAACATACACTGAGATTTGATAACAGAGTTGATACGATAATTGAACCCGGAACAACAGTAATCTCTGATCCTGTTAATTTTATATTAAACCCCCGCTCAAGGATAGCAATTACCATCCATTTTGGTGAAACATCTCCTGACGTGACAGGTCATCCCGGCTCCCGGACCACCTCCTTTCTGGGGCGCGGTAATCTGATTGAATCCGCTGATCTTACAGATACCATTCAGGCTGATCACTGGTACATAATAGATTCCATTGATGTTGAGCCAGATGAATCTTCAGGGGCGGTTATCGTGCTTGGTGATTCCATTACAGACGGTAGGGGATCAGGCATAAACATGCAGAACCGATGGCCCGATATGCTCTACAGGAGGTTAATGGAAAACAGCACGACAGCCGGTACGGCTGTTCTCAATATGGGGTTAGGCGGGAATTGTGTCCTTCGTGAGTGTCTGGGGCCTGCAGCTCTAAAACGTTTTTCCACTGATGTACTGGGTCATAGCAGGGCACGCTTTTTGATAATACTTGAAGGGATCAATGATATTGGTCAGATGAAAAACAGAGAAGAGGCAGATAGAGTAATAGAAGGGCTGATTGATGCCTATGAGCGTATGATCACCCTTGCACATGAAAAGGGGATCATTGTTTACGGGGCAACACTCATGCCCTTTGGGGGATCATTCTACGACTCTGAATGGAGTGAGCATGCAAGGCAGGCAGTAAATGCATGGATAAGAAACAGTGGCCGGTTTGATGCTGTTATTGATATGGCGAGGGCAGTGGCTGATCCGGCAAATCCGAGGCAGATGCTCCCTGAATATGATACTGGTGATCATCTGCACCCTAATGAAACAGGCCACAGGGCCATGGCAGAGGCGGTTGACCTTGATCTTTTTATGCCCTTGAAATAA
- a CDS encoding sigma-54-dependent Fis family transcriptional regulator codes for METEKILLIDDDEGLNHFLTRFFNRKGYEVTTCLSGQEAINKIMDHNFDLILLDYKMPGLNGLDTLQEIKNAQIKTPVIIMTAYGNTDTAITAMKRGAYDYLSKPFERKELSRIVSEALELNRRMKERVILPDITATPASEPSEKSLKMIGRSKSMQEVYKTIGQIAEKNVTVLLTGESGTGKELAAKAIFHHSNRSDKPFIAINCAAIPEQLFESELFGYEPGAFTGARNTKIGKIERANGGTCFLDEIGELSIPLQAKLLRVLQEGEFERLGGVKTIKVDVRIITATNRDLSLAVQEGSFREDFYWRLKVISIDLPPLRRRTEDIPELVEYFINRFGSEHKKAIRYVSERVMNRLKSYSWPGNIRELENCLNRAVIMCAGDIITEEHIEFLDRQKEYDAHATNRNQIIKSLREKIENIMPEVMQLFSEGIHANIIETVEETIIMKVLENAGNNQVKAAEMLGISRNTLRHRVKKYSE; via the coding sequence ATGGAAACTGAAAAAATATTACTGATTGATGATGACGAAGGGTTAAACCACTTCCTTACCAGGTTCTTTAACAGAAAAGGTTATGAGGTAACCACATGCCTCTCCGGCCAGGAGGCCATCAATAAAATCATGGATCATAACTTTGATCTCATTTTACTGGACTACAAGATGCCCGGTCTTAATGGACTTGACACATTACAGGAGATCAAAAATGCGCAGATAAAAACACCTGTTATCATCATGACAGCCTATGGCAATACGGATACTGCCATTACAGCCATGAAGCGCGGGGCATATGATTATTTAAGCAAGCCATTTGAACGCAAGGAGTTGAGCCGCATTGTCAGTGAGGCGCTTGAGCTGAACAGGAGAATGAAAGAGAGGGTTATTCTGCCTGATATTACGGCCACCCCCGCTTCAGAACCATCGGAAAAGAGCCTTAAGATGATAGGGAGGAGCAAGTCCATGCAGGAGGTCTATAAGACAATCGGCCAGATAGCGGAAAAGAATGTGACTGTGCTTCTAACAGGTGAAAGCGGGACAGGAAAGGAACTTGCTGCCAAGGCCATATTTCATCACAGCAACCGGAGCGATAAACCCTTTATTGCCATTAACTGCGCCGCGATACCAGAACAGCTTTTTGAAAGCGAACTTTTCGGATATGAACCAGGTGCATTTACAGGCGCCCGCAACACAAAGATCGGTAAAATTGAAAGGGCAAACGGAGGAACCTGTTTTCTGGATGAGATTGGTGAGCTTTCCATACCCCTTCAGGCAAAACTTTTAAGGGTGCTCCAGGAGGGTGAGTTTGAAAGGCTGGGTGGTGTAAAGACAATCAAGGTGGATGTACGCATTATCACCGCAACTAACAGAGACCTTTCCCTGGCAGTACAGGAGGGGAGCTTCAGAGAAGATTTCTATTGGAGGTTAAAGGTCATTTCCATTGATCTGCCGCCCCTGAGGAGGAGGACTGAAGATATACCTGAGCTAGTTGAATATTTTATAAACCGTTTTGGGTCTGAGCATAAAAAGGCCATAAGGTATGTATCAGAAAGGGTTATGAACCGCCTTAAGTCCTATTCATGGCCCGGTAATATCAGGGAGCTGGAAAACTGTCTGAACAGAGCGGTAATTATGTGCGCAGGTGATATTATTACAGAGGAACATATAGAATTTCTGGACAGGCAGAAGGAGTATGATGCACACGCCACAAACCGTAATCAGATCATTAAGAGCCTGAGGGAAAAGATAGAAAATATAATGCCTGAAGTGATGCAGCTTTTCAGTGAAGGCATTCATGCCAACATTATTGAAACGGTTGAAGAGACTATTATTATGAAGGTGCTTGAGAATGCCGGAAATAATCAGGTAAAGGCTGCCGAGATGCTTGGAATCAGCAGAAACACCCTGCGCCACAGGGTTAAAAAATACAGTGAATAA
- a CDS encoding carbohydrate binding family 9 domain-containing protein: protein MFKQEKGKQFLRACFLYLIFNCLAIHISPSLFAYEDEICYNIPYTEEMPSIDGKFSEEEWAGASIVHLTNETEPSQNVPALANTEVYIMEDGCNFYLAFLAYDPDPQKIRAFYSDRDTGFDDDRVGVILDTFNDERRAFQFFSNPFGVQMDGVTNDMGSMGGGLPGFGDFSWNAIWDSAGKITENGFTVEMKIPLDQIRFHAGLEKQIWGIDLVRYYPRDKRHKFSNNVKDYNRSCYLCQLKKAEGFKNLEQGLNLRIVPAVTGTYTKDRPAAGDGKWRDDKELDGGIDIRWGINQNSFLNATINPDFSQVEADVAQLNVNNTYLLYFPERREFFLEGADYFNTPTNLVNSRNISSPDFGIKLTGKHDVHSYGLFFTNDETTNLIIPGNQGSYLVTLNNKKSLNTAFRYRTDLNRDINVGVILTNRQADNYNNLVTGLDGLPIYQAGDYQNTVAGIDGSIRLGSSDTITMQMMYSTSEYPTNFYNQKESLHDYAYRINYSHDDMSWYWRTGYDEYGDDFRADMGFINRVDYNRMTVNGGYKWLFGPGSRINRISLGGGFEKTRDEKGEKLGDNFDITLNVEGPMQSFMFLTYKQGEELYNGLFFDKNSVSLFGRIRPNAGVDISMDISYGDDIDYNNIRQGKQFSFSPWVDLKMGKHFLASLKHTYQKMEVYGQKLYSTNLSDLRFTYQFTIRSFLRVTLQYNDTRYNSALYTFDINSRYKDMTTQFLYSYKITPQTRFFIGYSDNGYQDDQRDNIYKINRTLFTKISYEL, encoded by the coding sequence ATGTTTAAACAGGAAAAAGGTAAACAATTTTTAAGGGCATGTTTTTTATATTTGATTTTTAACTGTCTTGCTATACATATATCGCCTTCCCTCTTTGCATATGAAGATGAGATCTGCTACAACATCCCTTACACAGAAGAAATGCCCTCCATAGATGGTAAATTTTCCGAAGAAGAATGGGCAGGAGCCAGCATCGTACATCTTACCAATGAAACAGAGCCATCACAGAATGTGCCCGCACTTGCAAATACAGAGGTGTATATTATGGAGGATGGCTGTAATTTTTACCTGGCATTTTTGGCGTATGATCCTGATCCTCAAAAAATTCGAGCATTTTACAGTGACAGGGACACAGGCTTTGATGATGACAGGGTAGGGGTTATTCTTGACACCTTTAATGATGAACGACGCGCCTTTCAGTTTTTTTCAAACCCTTTTGGCGTTCAAATGGATGGAGTAACCAATGATATGGGGAGCATGGGTGGAGGGCTACCCGGTTTTGGGGATTTTTCATGGAATGCCATATGGGATTCTGCCGGAAAAATAACCGAAAACGGGTTCACTGTTGAGATGAAGATACCTCTTGACCAGATACGCTTTCATGCGGGCCTTGAAAAGCAGATCTGGGGTATTGATCTGGTTAGGTATTATCCGAGGGACAAACGTCACAAGTTCTCAAATAATGTAAAAGACTATAATAGGTCATGTTACCTGTGCCAGTTGAAAAAGGCAGAGGGTTTTAAAAACCTGGAACAGGGGCTGAACCTCAGGATTGTCCCAGCAGTAACAGGCACCTATACAAAAGACCGTCCAGCAGCCGGGGATGGAAAATGGCGGGATGATAAAGAGCTTGACGGGGGGATTGATATCCGCTGGGGCATTAACCAGAACTCCTTCCTGAATGCAACAATTAATCCCGATTTTTCACAGGTTGAGGCCGATGTGGCACAGCTCAATGTCAACAATACATACCTGCTCTATTTCCCTGAAAGACGTGAGTTCTTCCTGGAGGGGGCAGATTATTTCAATACACCAACTAATCTTGTAAACTCAAGAAACATATCATCCCCCGATTTCGGTATTAAACTCACTGGGAAACATGATGTCCATTCATATGGCCTCTTCTTTACAAACGATGAGACTACGAACCTGATAATACCCGGTAACCAGGGTAGTTATCTTGTCACGCTTAACAATAAAAAGAGCCTGAATACTGCTTTTCGTTACCGCACAGACCTTAACAGAGACATTAACGTTGGCGTAATATTAACTAATCGTCAGGCGGATAACTATAATAATTTAGTAACAGGCTTAGACGGTTTACCGATTTATCAGGCAGGTGATTATCAAAATACGGTGGCAGGGATTGATGGAAGTATCCGCCTCGGAAGCAGCGACACCATAACAATGCAGATGATGTACTCGACCTCAGAATACCCGACAAACTTTTATAACCAGAAGGAAAGTCTCCATGATTATGCCTATCGCATCAACTATTCACATGATGACATGAGCTGGTACTGGCGAACCGGCTATGATGAGTATGGCGATGATTTTAGGGCGGATATGGGTTTTATCAATCGCGTGGATTACAACAGGATGACTGTAAACGGGGGGTATAAATGGCTTTTCGGGCCAGGAAGCCGCATTAACCGTATCTCTCTGGGTGGCGGATTTGAGAAGACACGGGACGAGAAAGGAGAAAAGCTTGGTGATAACTTTGACATAACCCTGAATGTCGAAGGGCCGATGCAGTCATTCATGTTTCTGACATACAAACAGGGAGAAGAACTCTATAATGGACTGTTTTTTGATAAAAATTCAGTAAGCCTGTTCGGACGGATCAGGCCCAATGCCGGCGTGGATATATCCATGGACATATCATATGGAGATGATATTGATTACAATAATATCAGACAGGGAAAACAATTTTCATTTAGCCCATGGGTTGATCTTAAAATGGGAAAACATTTCCTGGCAAGCTTGAAACACACCTATCAGAAAATGGAAGTCTACGGCCAGAAGCTCTACTCAACAAACCTGAGTGACCTGCGTTTTACATATCAGTTTACCATTAGGAGTTTCCTCAGGGTAACTCTCCAGTATAATGATACCAGATACAACAGCGCATTATATACCTTTGACATAAATAGCAGGTATAAGGATATGACAACCCAGTTTCTGTACAGTTACAAAATTACTCCTCAAACCCGTTTTTTCATAGGGTATTCTGATAATGGTTATCAGGATGATCAGAGGGACAATATATATAAGATAAACCGCACATTGTTCACCAAGATCAGTTATGAGCTCTAA
- a CDS encoding HAMP domain-containing protein: protein MHLYKKIFNLKNKLIFLFLVLALVPPVVFGIFSIKTTESVINNLVSRQIENIAADKAVILERWLQERKQDMQVVAGTSIVKSMEPGLIAPYLELVREQYRVYNNISIFSDKNELVFSTGDYPQGQEIRIVDGVHQESPATPPVKYLPKEKESTFQLTAPVYENGQKIGSVLGTVGTHNIISIILHVSLGETGECYLVDRNGTFLAHKEPSRILSENISHSGSFTNAFGPGERKNIYRDYRNIEVLGTSHKVEGTDWYIVVEQDKAEAFRSADSMKRLIGLMMLTAIGSAFVLTWVISYHFIRPIQGLSRSAKILAQSEYLPEGLDTMRRDEIGVLYRSFNDMAMKIKQRQDTLVEKINLKSAELEETGETLKHLKLIAERSEKFAALGRLGAAVAHEIRTPLTSLKLFLESIQGEIEISPEFIEDFGIAMGQISRIETAINRLLDYTKPKEMEFSKISPGYLIGDVVSLVRPMANKLECTIETIITPNLPEIRGDIKLLEEALINLFINALEVMPEKGRINIRASVTSYAPTEDENKMVPAVRIDVEDTGPGISPENLNYIFDPFFTTKAAGTGLGLPTVFNTVKRHNGEITAANRPEGGACFSIFLPVISEG, encoded by the coding sequence TTGCATTTATATAAAAAAATCTTTAATCTGAAAAACAAGCTGATCTTTTTATTTCTTGTGCTTGCGCTTGTTCCCCCTGTTGTTTTCGGTATTTTCTCAATTAAAACCACCGAATCTGTCATAAATAATCTGGTATCGCGCCAGATTGAAAACATTGCCGCTGACAAGGCGGTGATCCTTGAGCGGTGGCTTCAGGAACGAAAGCAGGATATGCAGGTTGTTGCAGGCACATCAATTGTGAAATCCATGGAGCCCGGTCTGATTGCCCCTTATCTTGAACTGGTTCGGGAGCAGTACAGGGTATATAACAATATATCCATATTTTCAGACAAAAATGAACTTGTATTCAGTACAGGAGATTACCCTCAAGGCCAGGAGATACGTATTGTTGACGGTGTCCATCAGGAGTCTCCTGCCACTCCCCCGGTTAAATACCTGCCAAAAGAAAAGGAATCAACATTTCAGTTAACAGCGCCTGTTTATGAAAATGGGCAAAAGATCGGGAGCGTACTTGGCACGGTCGGCACCCATAATATCATAAGTATCATACTTCATGTTTCACTGGGTGAAACAGGGGAGTGCTATCTTGTTGACAGAAACGGGACATTTCTTGCCCATAAGGAGCCATCGCGTATTTTGTCCGAGAACATATCCCATTCAGGAAGCTTCACAAACGCCTTTGGGCCGGGTGAACGTAAAAACATATATCGTGATTACCGGAATATTGAGGTGCTTGGCACTTCCCATAAGGTAGAGGGCACAGACTGGTATATTGTTGTTGAGCAGGACAAGGCTGAGGCATTCAGGAGCGCTGACAGCATGAAACGTTTAATCGGTCTCATGATGCTGACGGCGATAGGCAGCGCATTTGTGCTTACCTGGGTAATTTCATATCATTTTATCCGCCCGATACAGGGGCTTAGCAGATCGGCAAAGATTCTTGCCCAGTCTGAATATTTACCTGAAGGGCTTGATACCATGCGGAGAGATGAAATAGGAGTGCTGTACCGCTCATTCAATGATATGGCCATGAAAATCAAACAACGGCAGGATACACTTGTTGAGAAAATCAACCTCAAGTCTGCTGAACTTGAAGAAACCGGTGAGACTCTTAAACATCTAAAATTAATCGCCGAGCGATCTGAAAAATTTGCTGCCCTTGGACGCCTTGGTGCTGCTGTTGCCCATGAAATACGCACACCCCTGACTTCATTAAAGCTGTTTCTTGAATCAATACAGGGGGAAATAGAGATATCACCCGAGTTTATAGAGGATTTTGGCATAGCAATGGGACAGATATCTCGGATCGAAACAGCGATTAACCGCCTGCTTGATTATACCAAACCAAAGGAGATGGAGTTTTCAAAGATTTCCCCAGGGTACCTGATCGGAGATGTCGTTTCACTTGTACGTCCTATGGCAAACAAGCTGGAATGCACTATAGAAACCATAATTACCCCGAACCTCCCGGAGATCAGGGGAGATATAAAGCTCCTTGAAGAGGCGCTGATCAATCTTTTTATTAATGCACTTGAGGTAATGCCTGAGAAGGGCCGTATAAATATCCGGGCCAGTGTTACCAGCTATGCGCCCACAGAGGATGAGAATAAGATGGTCCCTGCAGTGCGTATAGATGTGGAAGATACAGGCCCTGGCATTTCACCGGAAAACCTGAATTATATCTTTGATCCCTTTTTTACTACCAAAGCAGCAGGTACCGGCCTTGGGCTTCCCACTGTTTTTAATACAGTAAAACGACACAACGGAGAGATAACAGCGGCTAACAGACCGGAAGGCGGGGCCTGCTTTTCTATATTTCTTCCTGTAATATCTGAAGGGTAA
- a CDS encoding SDR family NAD(P)-dependent oxidoreductase, whose protein sequence is MLKDRIAVITGAGNGIGRAHVISMARHGAKVVVNDIGTSTDGIVTSTGSADMVVSEITAAGGIAVPNYDSVTTEEGANRIIDAAIREFGRIDILVNNAGVLREPRYIDEVPFDDWDTVLKTHLYGMFFTLRRACSYMKKQKYGRVVNTASHTAFG, encoded by the coding sequence ATGCTTAAAGACAGAATCGCGGTTATAACAGGCGCAGGAAACGGCATCGGGCGGGCGCATGTGATTTCAATGGCCCGGCACGGGGCAAAGGTTGTGGTTAATGATATCGGTACTTCAACTGATGGAATCGTTACATCAACTGGGTCGGCGGACATGGTGGTCAGTGAGATAACTGCTGCCGGAGGTATTGCTGTTCCAAATTATGATTCGGTTACTACTGAAGAAGGTGCCAATAGAATCATTGATGCAGCCATAAGGGAATTCGGCAGGATCGATATACTTGTAAACAATGCCGGCGTGTTGCGTGAACCACGCTACATTGATGAGGTGCCCTTTGATGACTGGGACACTGTTCTTAAGACCCACCTCTACGGCATGTTTTTTACCCTGCGCAGGGCATGCTCATACATGAAGAAACAAAAATATGGCAGGGTTGTAAATACCGCCTCCCACACTGCATTCGGCTAG
- a CDS encoding adenylate/guanylate cyclase domain-containing protein gives MSNPLLEWLDESQKNCRLEVIDKVFIGRLCKGIDEAKRIILYNSMVSRDHAEIIWSGSRLKIKDLSKNGTWINGVRIAGGSEEYLNDGDVIRVGETLFAVRYPGSQLFGEDHSISALSTDLTPKEVIVTNVVADIRGFTSMSETEKSYQVYTLMKEVFKQFGKIVNIHKGTIKDHVGDAIYAFWEHGASPLKEQAMLACQNALAQAEALDHIRDELLTVNPVAEKLKMGWGVTTGAVTMSNYGMRSSDLALVGDCTNLAFRLSGIANKELKKKILICKTTATLIRDSLDVYDLGEVYVRGREGTLQVFGM, from the coding sequence ATGTCAAATCCTTTGCTTGAATGGCTGGATGAAAGTCAAAAAAACTGCCGCCTTGAAGTAATTGACAAGGTATTCATAGGGCGTCTGTGCAAGGGAATTGATGAGGCGAAACGTATTATTCTTTACAACTCAATGGTCTCACGTGATCATGCTGAAATCATCTGGAGTGGTTCCAGGTTAAAGATCAAAGATTTAAGCAAGAATGGCACATGGATTAACGGGGTCCGCATTGCCGGAGGCTCAGAAGAATACTTGAACGATGGAGATGTAATAAGGGTGGGCGAAACCTTATTTGCAGTAAGATATCCCGGCAGCCAGTTGTTTGGAGAAGATCATAGCATATCAGCATTAAGTACAGATCTCACCCCTAAAGAGGTGATAGTAACCAATGTAGTCGCTGATATCCGCGGATTTACAAGTATGTCTGAAACTGAAAAATCATACCAGGTTTATACGCTTATGAAGGAGGTATTTAAACAGTTCGGTAAGATTGTGAACATCCATAAAGGAACAATAAAAGATCATGTGGGCGATGCAATCTATGCCTTTTGGGAACATGGTGCAAGTCCCTTAAAAGAGCAGGCAATGCTGGCCTGTCAAAATGCCCTGGCACAGGCAGAGGCCCTTGATCATATAAGGGATGAACTGCTGACAGTTAATCCCGTTGCAGAAAAACTGAAAATGGGGTGGGGTGTAACTACAGGCGCTGTGACCATGTCAAATTATGGGATGAGGTCTTCTGATCTGGCCCTGGTTGGTGACTGCACCAATCTTGCTTTTCGTTTATCAGGAATCGCAAACAAAGAACTGAAAAAGAAGATTCTTATCTGTAAAACTACAGCCACCCTTATCCGCGACAGTCTGGACGTGTATGATCTGGGGGAGGTGTATGTACGCGGCAGGGAAGGCACATTGCAGGTTTTTGGAATGTAG